Proteins co-encoded in one Saccharomyces cerevisiae S288C chromosome II, complete sequence genomic window:
- the THI2 gene encoding Thi2p (Transcriptional activator of thiamine biosynthetic genes; interacts with regulatory factor Thi3p to control expression of thiamine biosynthetic genes with respect to thiamine availability; acts together with Pdc2p to respond to thiaminediphosphate demand, possibly as related to carbon source availability; zinc finger protein of the Zn(II)2Cys6 type), with protein sequence MVNSKRQQRSKKVASSSKVPPTKGRTFTGCWACRFKKRRCDENRPICSLCAKHGDNCSYDIRLMWLEENIYKVRKHSLISSLQARKSKSKPLCQKISKSRFKQMTHFRQLSPPTSDCEDSVHEASKETTLPNDNTFTISVRRLKIYNNAVASVFGSMTNRDYTQKRIDKKLDELLNMVENDISVVNLNCSKHGPYSVFRANPAAVTSALTDQLPSPGHSMSSAEETTTAALSSPPEDSTSLIDIIQGKIFGILWFNCYGNMILNRQEYTTWFINKMRNSLTTEFIRFLGKIIDDPDINMASCLFKECIARWSCVDWQSIAITMLVIIHGYTCPNLTKLLRVWFLQQKLLRFSMYPLVNFIINNTQDLDVLYHCNGLLGNADLFEDPYQDELTSELHVLVTERLVNSWKDTILQQLCSCQDTTLSCSQLRYWQLQLKCNQQFYKDVYAMQD encoded by the coding sequence ATGGTCAATAGTAAGAGGCAGCAGAGAAGCAAGAAAGTAGCGTCATCCTCCAAAGTGCCCCCCACCAAGGGGAGGACATTTACTGGGTGCTGGGCATGCAGATTCAAGAAACGCAGATGCGACGAGAATAGACCAATCTGTTCACTGTGTGCCAAACATGGAGATAATTGTAGTTACGATATCAGACTTATGTGGTTAGAGGAGAACATCTACAAAGTACGCAAGCATTCACTGATCAGTTCATTACAGGCTCGCAAATCGAAATCGAAACCATTGTGCCAGAAAATCTCAAAATCAAGGTTTAAACAAATGACCCATTTTAGACAACTATCACCCCCGACAAGTGACTGCGAAGACAGCGTGCACGAGGCAAGTAAGGAAACTACGCTTCCTAACGATAATACATTCACCATAAGCGTACGGAGATTGAAGATATACAATAACGCTGTGGCCTCTGTCTTTGGTAGCATGACAAATAGAGATTATACTCAAAAGCGCATAGACAAGAAGTTGGACGAATTGCTTAATATGGTGGAAAACGACATATCTGTGGTCAACCTCAATTGCTCCAAACACGGGCCTTACTCAGTTTTCAGGGCCAATCCGGCTGCAGTTACCTCTGCTCTTACAGATCAGCTGCCGTCGCCGGGTCATTCGATGTCGTCAGCAGAGGAAACCACTACTGCAGCGCTGTCATCGCCGCCAGAAGACAGCACCTCTTTGATCGATATTATCCAAGGCAAAATTTTCGGGATCCTATGGTTTAATTGCTACGGGAACATGATATTGAACCGACAAGAATACACGACGTGGTTCATCAATAAGATGAGGAACTCGTTGACCACGGAATTCATACGCTTCCTTGGGAAAATAATTGACGACCCGGACATCAATATGGCCTCGTGCCTGTTCAAAGAGTGCATCGCTCGTTGGAGTTGTGTCGATTGGCAATCCATAGCTATAACAATGCTGGTCATCATTCATGGATATACCTGCCCCAACTTGACAAAGCTTCTAAGAGTGTGGTTTCTCCAGCAAAAGCTATTGAGATTTTCGATGTATCCGCTGGTCAACTTTATCATAAACAATACACAAGATTTAGACGTCCTGTACCATTGTAATGGATTGCTAGGGAATGCCGACTTATTCGAGGATCCCTACCAGGACGAGCTTACGTCGGAGTTACATGTCTTGGTCACGGAGCGCCTAGTGAATAGTTGGAAAGATACAATATTGCAACAACTTTGCTCATGTCAAGATACCACACTTTCATGTTCCCAACTGCGGTACTGGCAGCTACAACTGAAGTGTAATCAACAATTTTACAAGGATGTATATGCCATGCAGGACTAG
- the ERT1 gene encoding Ert1p (Transcriptional regulator; involved in regulation of gluconeogenesis and fermentable carbon utilization; GFP-fusion protein localizes to cytoplasm, nucleus; null mutation affects periodicity of transcriptional and metabolic oscillation; plays role in restricting Ty1 transposition; member of the zinc cluster family of proteins, similar to Rds2p): MCTPDENDYKTSTDPDTSANTNHTLEKKKRKKRKNTNVACVNCSRLHVSCEAKRPCLRCISKGLTATCVDAPRKKSKYLAGIPNRELPMNIQPDLPPRKIMIPIYNNSSNSSLNVNNMGEQQKFTSPQHIVHKAKFLSNAADSEYSILSNIIYQDTLSNKIPIDILYSNTNSTSNSTIGNSSNNSPTGTNTSPEETEMEKIRQLYSEQRANIPPHPYPSSNQNVYSILLGPNSAKIVASQVNLFANHFPLVPVDSADNSLNFKRLLPRDPSEKSSQINWDSSINQYYLNSETVTFPELAIPLKRRKNHLVSVSLESCSPDAANIKSNVEWEHSLRYSTPMEIYTSINAPFSHTPGFHHLLVYLKHRFNQQDLVKMCRSIAEFRPIFIACSVTLTEEDMIFMEQCYQRTLLEYVKFIAQIGTPTCIWRRNGQISYVNEEFEILCGWTREELLNKMTFIVEIMDDESVRDYFKTLSKVAYRDFRGSEKMKVCRLLSPIKGKIIHCCCMWTLKRDVSGLPLMILGNFMPILN, from the coding sequence ATGTGCACTCCAGATGAAAACGATTACAAAACATCAACTGACCCAGATACATCTGCAAATACAAATCATACTCtcgaaaaaaagaagagaaaaaagagaaaaaacaCAAACGTGGCATGCGTGAACTGTTCGAGATTGCATGTGTCATGTGAGGCCAAAAGGCCATGCTTACGATGTATCAGCAAGGGCCTCACGGCTACATGCGTTGACGCtccaagaaagaaaagcaagTACTTGGCTGGAATACCGAATAGAGAGCTCCCAATGAACATACAACCGGACCTTCCACCCCGCAAGATCATGATACCCATTTATAACAACTCCAGCAATAGTAGCCTCAACGTAAATAACATGGGAGAACAGCAAAAATTCACCAGCCCACAACATATAGTTCACAAAGCTAAATTCCTATCGAATGCTGCAGATTCCGAGTACTCTATTCTGTCGAATATCATCTATCAAGACACATTGTCTAACAAGATCCCTATTGACATCCTGTACTCCAACACCAATTCCACATCCAACTCCACAATAGGCAATAGCAGTAACAATAGCCCTACGGGCACAAATACAAGCCCTGAAGAAACAGAAATGGAGAAAATTCGCCAGTTGTACAGCGAACAGCGAGCAAACATACCCCCACATCCGTATCCATCTTCCAATCAAAACGTTTATTCTATTCTACTGGGACCAAATTCAGCCAAGATTGTAGCTTCGCAAGTTAATCTTTTCGCGAACCATTTCCCCTTAGTGCCCGTTGATTCAGCTGATAATTCCTTAAACTTTAAAAGATTATTGCCACGGGACCCATCTGAAAAGAGCTCCCAAATTAATTGGGACTCAAGCATAAACCAATATTACTTGAACAGCGAAACGGTAACATTTCCCGAGTTGGCTATCCCCTTAAAGCGGAGGAAAAACCATTTGGTCTCTGTATCCCTGGAAAGCTGTTCACCAGACGCTGCCAACATCAAGAGCAATGTAGAATGGGAACATTCATTACGTTATTCTACTCCAATGGAAATATACACCTCCATAAATGCCCCCTTTTCGCATACACCTGGATTCCACCATCTTTTGGTGTACCTAAAGCATCGATTCAACCAGCAGGATCTGGTGAAGATGTGTCGGTCCATTGCCGAATTCCGGCCCATTTTCATTGCGTGTTCTGTAACTTTAACCGAGGAGGACATGATTTTTATGGAGCAATGCTACCAAAGAACTCTATTAGAATATGTAAAATTTATTGCACAAATCGGTACCCCGACATGTATTTGGCGAAGAAATGGTCAAATTTCTTATGTCAACGaggaatttgaaattctATGCGGATGGACAAGAGAGGAGCTACTAAACAAGATGACTTTTATCGTAGAGATCATGGACGATGAAAGTGTACGCGATTACTTCAAAACGCTCTCTAAAGTTGCATATAGGGACTTCAGAGGATCTGAGAAGATGAAAGTTTGCAGGCTCTTAAGCCCCATCAAGGGCAAGATAATTCATTGTTGCTGTATGTGGACATTAAAAAGAGATGTCTCTGGTTTGCCCCTCATGATCTTGGGTAACTTCATGCCCATACTCaattga